A window of Magnolia sinica isolate HGM2019 chromosome 13, MsV1, whole genome shotgun sequence genomic DNA:
TGCTGGGTGAGTAAACTAGCTATAGTTTTAGATCTAATCCAGATCCTCTGCTTGCCGCACATAGGAGAAACCTGTTTGTTGCAATATGATTGGACCACCCCACCGTAGACCacatttaatgcagcagtgctgATAATGTCGGTGATGACATGTAGCAATCACAATGCAGAGACAAGAAAAACCAGTCTGTTGCAAGCAAACGATTCGGATTCAGATAGAATCATAAGCAtgtttcaaggtgggccccacctgatgagtgtccTCAATCCCAGGGAAGgccggaagagagagagagagagagagaggcaagtgGTCTATGTGTAGGGGACCAACTGGGGGTTAATGATGGTACCATCTTATCTTATGCCCATTGCTTGAGAATATTGCAAACCAAGAAAAAGCATGAAACAATCATAGTCTGCTGAACTTTGGCTGCTCAAAACCTCAATGATGAACTTCCAGTAGAGAGACTAGCGATCATGGATTGATGACTCGTCTGAGCTGACTCAGACTCGATCAAGTTCGATCCAAATCAACACCATGAGTCAGCATAAAAAATATGGAGTGACTTGTGTCGACCGAGTTGCAATTTGTCCGAAGCCTGAATGTGTCGGTCCGAGTCGCTGAGCCTTAAATCCAAGCTTCCGAGCCTCCTTGGAAATCAAAGTGGCCTTCCCATCACCTCCTGAATACTCAACATGACACGTAAATGGATGGATTCATTGTCCAtttccaaggtgggccccactatattagTGATTTGGGTCATCCACACCTGGCCAAATATAAAGGGGAGAGAGTGTATGGGCACTAGACATACACTCAAAAGTCCTGAAAAATCAGTCCCTCAATGCTAACCCTGAGTGTTATTATTATTCCGTGTTGGGGCCTACATGCTGAGGCAGTccaatgatttgaaccgtccatattctcagCATTACATATGTTATAATAATAACACTCAACTGATGATCTGATCTTTGATTTTTTGGAGTTTAATGCAACCCAATGTTATAAATTCATCTAAACAGAGATGGTTTGTATCATCCATTGGGACCATGTAGCATAGTAAATCATTCAAAATACTGACGGCTCCAATAATCTTACCATCTCAGCATGAGGGTCCCAACAGAGCTATTCATGCAGGGATATCAAGTCGCAGCAGATGCAAAACGAACTTGGTAAGAAATGTCAGTCCGTATGTCCATGTCATTGTGACAGCCTAGTCCAGCAAAATGAGGGTGGCATTGTCGCACTGTGGAACATGTAATGCAATCATTTACTGGAATGTCCAAGTACACAACTCTTTTAAGCCTTCATCCGATATTCGCATCAGTGAGTTTGTGCATATCAGGTGACAATTTGCGGCTATTAATAGGCTATGTTTGGATCACAAATCAATTCAATCACAAACATCTAGAGGCGAAAATCAACAATCATGATTGAGGAAGTGGCCCTCATAGCAATTACATACAAGTTGTACTTGAAAAAGGCGTCACTGCAGTTTGGAGCCAGCCCCTCAATACGAATGCTGAGGAAATTGCAATTCGGTTGAAAATATGGCTGTTTCCTGTTTACTAGACTAATAATCAGAGCTCTATTCAATAGCACACAatcttaggctgtgtttggatgcacaagctaattgaattgcaaacattcagtttaatcaagaggaaatgatCCGTATGACTCAAATTGCAGTGACAGTTCTTTAGGGTCCATTTGAGTTGGGAATCCTTCAAAATAGACAGCTACACTGAAGTGGCTCTTTCCTCTGCATAAACACAATTAGTTGCATTATGCAGAGGAAAGCACCACTATAGTGCTGAGAATCTATGTGGAGGGCTTCAGGCCTGCCAAAATCCCAAATTGGGATTGGACTTAATTCGAATTTTGCAGGATCTCATACCCAAATGAACCATTAAACTGCAACTTGAAAGTTACATAATTGTAATTTGGAAGCCAGAAGCTCAGTACATATGCTTGTGAAAGAAACTATAATTTGGTTATTTCAACTGCATTAGATATTTTATTAGACTAGTAATATGAATCAGTTCAATAGCACATCCAAACACGCTGTTAACGTTCATACTACAAATCACAAATTAAGCAGCAATGCAAAAGATTGATGGGCATAAACATGGCAACTAATAGGGCCATGTTTGATCGACAAGAGGACATTTCAACAGAGAAGAAAATTCAACTTCATCATCTGCCAGTCAAACAGATCATGCTCCAAATCACAGAGCACCATGGAGAAAACACTCACATCCAATCTAAGAAATCAACCCATCTTCATCTAACTAAATCCAATTAGAAAAACATAAAAGCCCACATTTGCCCATTAATCGAATACCAAAGTTAGAAACAGCTTACAAACATCTCTAATCAAGATTACACAAGCGAACTATAATATAATCTGTTAACCTGCATTTTTGTACCTGCAAAGAACCTTGCACCTCAGCACCTTATCTTCAACATAGAATCCCGGCATTACCATGATCTTAACCCGGGCTGGGGCCTGAGACTGCTGCCTCTCGAATAGCATATCCTCCATGTAGACAGGATCGAAGCTTGTGTTCTCGTCGACCCTCAAGATTGCCAATGGCGGGCTGAAGGAGAATGAAAGCAGATGGAGCAGCCATATGCATTTGGCTGCGACGAAGAACGACTGCAAGAGCTGCTCAGGCCATGGTCTTGACCAATCCAGCGCCGAAATGATGCAGCTCATTTTCTGATCACAGAACCGGCTGAATTCTTCACTGTAGTATTTGGTTCCCTTCCTCAAGACCTCATTCCAGCTGAGGTTTCTCAATGCAACGAATGCCGAGAATTTCGCCTGGCGGTCTTGATGGGGATCCAAAACCTTCTGTGACCCATTCTTCTGGAAAATGCAGTTCTCAAAGTCCTGGTGGAGAGCCTGGTTTATCATACCTTCCAAGTGATACTGTCCCCATTTTGAATGTTTGGAATGCAGTGTCAGATTGTGGGGCTGGAGAATCAAATTCAATTTCTCCAACAGATTACCGTCTGTCTCTTCAACCTGGTTGATGAGTGTCTTGCAGAACTGTTTTACTGATAATCTCGCTTCCGAAACTATCTGCAAGAAGCCTTCCACCATCACTTCATGGCTGACAGGCATTGCACTGTCTCTGCCACCATCAATTGATTTCCCTCTCTTTGATAGATTAGGCCTTTCTGGAACTTGGGCATCTTTGCCATGCACCGCCTGCTTCAAGGCCTTCTTCAGTTCATCACAGTATGTCTCTAGATGAACCAGCTTCTGTTTCAGTTCTCCCAGTGAAGATCTCATTTCCGACGCCTCCATCAACGCGGCATCTCGGTTCTCATTGGCCTCAAGAAGCTCTTTCTTCAACGATTCGAGAGACAACATTCCCCATTCCTTAAGAAACTGAGGTGCATCTTCATATTCTACAACATTCAGTGATGTTTGAATCTTGGGCTTCTTCTTCAACCGAGGGAACAACCATGACAGAATCTGCCCTCTGTTCTTTGGCTGGTGTGCATGGATTGAGGGATGGGAATCTGTAACCGGCACTACAGTATTAGAATTCTTGTGGTTCTTGCTACTAATGTAGAAATCTCCTGACCTTGTTCTCCTACTCGATTTCTGAATCTCCATGTCAGGGGATGTTTGAAGAACTGTAATATGGTTCGCGCATGATCCTGTTTTGAGCTTGTGATCTTCCACTGGCAGGACATGTGGTTGCTCTCTGCCAACCAGTGAAGAAGAGAACCTCCTTCTCGAAGATAGAATCGCCGTTTTACGACCGGAGAGATTTGCTTCGTCATCGTATTCTCCTCTTTCTAGTTCTCCCTCATCCCACATCTCTGATAATCCTCCATCATCCGGTTGAATATGATGGGACCCAGGTAACGGTTCTTCTTCATAACTCTGTGAAATTTCTCCAACTGTAAGCCGCATTTAGATCAACAATCTTTCAACTGATCTGGTGATTACTACAAATTATACTAAATTGCTGAAGTTTCTCTGTTCAGGTACATATGATGATTGATCATGAGATCTGGCCGTTCATTTTTTCGATTGACCTTCAGTAATCTTAGCTGTTGATCCAAAAGACCACATCAAGGGATTGGCCAGGAACTAGTATCTCCCCTGTGACTGATCTTATTCATCCGAAAATGGACAATTATACAACCAACGGTCGACACGGTTCAAATGAACGACGTAGGAGATATTTTGTATATATCCCATCCATAATAGGTCCCTTgaatgaacgatttggatcaccAGAAAGTGGGCCTCACTTGCATTTATTGGGTCAAATGCATTCTAAACCTTATGCTACAATTAATGCTGAAGCAACTGTTAACCAGAAGAATGAGATTGAttaactgaaaaaaaaaactctgataTGATTTAAACATGCTTTTTGCTTATAGTTTTTCCTCAgtaaatgaaaatgaaagaagattCTGGAAATTTCATACGAGAAACGTTCATTTACTGCAAAACCCATGAAGAAATTGGCTCCTAAGCTAACACAAACAGCTGAAaacaccaaaagaaagaaaacccaCCAGCAGAAATTCATTAAATAACCAACATGAAACAGAAAAACTCCACGGAGACCGTGGACTCACCGGCATAAAAACAGGGTAGTCTTGAGCAGAGAACTGATTAGAAGAGCGCAGAATAGATGGAGAAGGAGAGCTTTGATGTCTGAGATTAGCAGGGCTATTCCCTTGCAACAAAGCAGCATGAATAGCCCTGAGCTCAACCGCTTTAGCGACGGCAGCTTGGATTTCTTGCCTGCTGATTTCATGCCCGTGCTGAAAGATTTCAGCAGCCATGGAAGGTGAAGAAGTAGAAGAACCCAAAAGGAAAAGAAGctgaatttcaagatttttggaagAGGAAGGAGATTGAAAGGAAGCGTTGAGGAGTACCAAATACTGGAATGTGATTTGCAGGGATTGTGATCATATCCAAACGAGAATGTGGAGAACcataaaaaaagagaggaatatGTTTGGGATTGGGAAATTCAAGGATGGCGTTTGGGTCCTTGAGCTGTCTTTTTTCTTGTCTTTGTTTGTTCTTTGTAAGAGGAGATACTCATGTGGGAGAATGGAGCGGCGGTCCTGCTTTTTTCCGTTAACCTCATACCTGTACGCAGTTACCAAAATGCCCTCCATGTACTGTGAGCATCAGAATAGGTGTTTtgtgatcttgaccgtccagaTGATGGCCCCAGCATTGATGCCGATGGGCCACAATCCCCAATATGTGAAAATGGGGATTAAAACAGATGGTTAAAAATATatagcaacggtccacattcggacaagaaaaagaaaataaaacaaaaacaaaagagaaatgtTAACGTAGATTCTTCTAGGTGAGTTTTCCATGTGCCTTTCTATTTCTGCCAAACTGTCTTTTGTCTATAACATCCGAACCGTGCAAAATGTGGACCACAAGCTAAAATTATTAGATGCAAAAATACAACGATCCAATCATTAGGAGAGTCACAGCTTTTGATTGAGTCAGTTCATTGGCTATTCATGCATTTTGATGGTGTAGCCCGTTAGATGAGTGAACCTTTCTGGTTTTCTCCACAAATGACCTTTATGGTGTGGCCTGCCTTTTGCACGGCTAGGATCTTCTAGACAAGTGAGACTTTTCACAACTTCAGATACAATAGGATACATAAAGAGTAAACATTCCCCAGATAGAAAACGAACGAAGGAGATTGTTTGGGTATAACCCACCATTGATGG
This region includes:
- the LOC131222467 gene encoding IRK-interacting protein-like translates to MAAEIFQHGHEISRQEIQAAVAKAVELRAIHAALLQGNSPANLRHQSSPSPSILRSSNQFSAQDYPVFMPSYEEEPLPGSHHIQPDDGGLSEMWDEGELERGEYDDEANLSGRKTAILSSRRRFSSSLVGREQPHVLPVEDHKLKTGSCANHITVLQTSPDMEIQKSSRRTRSGDFYISSKNHKNSNTVVPVTDSHPSIHAHQPKNRGQILSWLFPRLKKKPKIQTSLNVVEYEDAPQFLKEWGMLSLESLKKELLEANENRDAALMEASEMRSSLGELKQKLVHLETYCDELKKALKQAVHGKDAQVPERPNLSKRGKSIDGGRDSAMPVSHEVMVEGFLQIVSEARLSVKQFCKTLINQVEETDGNLLEKLNLILQPHNLTLHSKHSKWGQYHLEGMINQALHQDFENCIFQKNGSQKVLDPHQDRQAKFSAFVALRNLSWNEVLRKGTKYYSEEFSRFCDQKMSCIISALDWSRPWPEQLLQSFFVAAKCIWLLHLLSFSFSPPLAILRVDENTSFDPVYMEDMLFERQQSQAPARVKIMVMPGFYVEDKVLRCKVLCRYKNAG